The following are from one region of the Gossypium hirsutum isolate 1008001.06 chromosome D03, Gossypium_hirsutum_v2.1, whole genome shotgun sequence genome:
- the LOC121215297 gene encoding uncharacterized protein, whose translation MSNKVTKESKLSRYLKAPIRFLIKARDVYIKSMSEYSERIGFGTTMGCPTGQVNALPRSYSVGSTKSINADEDLRELIRAASIRSSRDKARLDLHRRQPARTGANRMPRSHSVVIGRINEDKPCEFGDGDEQGVLPRTRSYAVTKKKTVFF comes from the coding sequence ATGAGCAACAAGGTGACCAAAGAAAGCAAGCTAAGCAGATACTTAAAAGCACCCATCAGGTTCCTAATCAAGGCCAGGGATGTATACATCAAAAGTATGTCTGAATATTCCGAAAGGATCGGCTTCGGCACCACCATGGGTTGCCCTACCGGCCAAGTTAATGCTTTACCGAGGAGTTATAGTGTTGGCTCAACGAAATCCATCAACGCTGATGAAGACTTGAGGGAACTTATAAGAGCTGCTTCCATCAGGAGTTCACGAGACAAGGCTCGGTTGGACCTTCATCGGAGACAACCAGCGAGGACCGGAGCTAACCGTATGCCTAGAAGTCACAGCGTTGTGATTGGGAGGATCAATGAAGACAAGCCTTGTGAGTTTGGTGATGGTGATGAACAAGGTGTGTTGCCAAGGACTAGGAGCTATGCTGTTACGAAGAAAAAAACTGTTTTCTTCTAA